AAACATTGCTGGCTTATAGGTCTGCCAGTGCATAAATCCAAAGTCTTTTCTGTAATATCCTGCGGGAATATTACTACTCATCATGCCTGCTTCTATTAGAATAGTCCCAGAGCCACACATCGGATCTATAAAATCGCAATCCATTTTCCAATCAGAGAGCTTAATTATTCCTGCAGCAAGAACTTCATTTAGCGGAGCAATGTGATTTGCAACTCTATAGCCTCTTTTGTGAAGTGAGTGCCCAGAAGTATCTACAGAAATAACGCATTCATCATTGTTGACATAGACATTTATCAATAAATCTGGCGACTCTTTATCCACCGACGGACGCAGTCCATAACGATTTCTAAAAAAATCAACCACACCATCTTTCGTTAAAAGTTCAGCGAAATGAGAATTATTAAAAATATCGCTTTTTGTTATAACAGCATCTACAGCAATAGTTTTTCCGGGCTCAACGTAAGTATCCCACTCGAATTTGCTGATGTTTTTAAGATATTCTTCTTTTGTGCTAAAAGAAAAAGTAAAAACCTCCATTAAAAGCCTTATACCAAATCTAGATGTATAATTTAGCTTATACATAATTTCCTCAGTAGCTTGGAACATAAAGCCTCTTTTTACTGGCTTTATGTTTTCACAGCCAGCCTCCTGCAATTCGCTTTCCAATAAAGGTTCTAAGCCAGATAGAGTTTTAAATGTAAAATTTGTCAAATCATTCATGTAATATATGACTTTCTATTGATATGAAAGAGATGTGAAAACACCGTCTGTTACAGCTTTAGAGCGAGAATTGTTTTTCACGTTAACAAGATTAAATTGGAATGTTCCAGAAATCTTAGAATTGGTCAAATCAATATCTGATAAAACAACAGTGCCATTAATAGCAGTATATAAGCTATCTACACT
The nucleotide sequence above comes from Bacteroidales bacterium. Encoded proteins:
- a CDS encoding class I SAM-dependent RNA methyltransferase translates to MNDLTNFTFKTLSGLEPLLESELQEAGCENIKPVKRGFMFQATEEIMYKLNYTSRFGIRLLMEVFTFSFSTKEEYLKNISKFEWDTYVEPGKTIAVDAVITKSDIFNNSHFAELLTKDGVVDFFRNRYGLRPSVDKESPDLLINVYVNNDECVISVDTSGHSLHKRGYRVANHIAPLNEVLAAGIIKLSDWKMDCDFIDPMCGSGTILIEAGMMSSNIPAGYYRKDFGFMHWQTYKPAMFERIKKSANAEIKEFEHKIIGSDRSEESLQAALSNIKKAKLDKDIELRKLNFFEITRKKPAHFVFNPPYDARLPIENSKEYYKKIGDTIKNNFQGSKVWMLVGNEELWKSVGLKATIKIPLLNGMLDSRLLCFESYQGSKRKI